Genomic segment of Dactylococcopsis salina PCC 8305:
CCGCAGCCGACTCCTCTTTATCGTCTCCGAGAACCGCCTAGGCTTCAATTGTCCCATACAAATCATAAACATCAGCGTGAGTGATTTTTGCTTTCACCATGCTTCCTAATGGGGCTTTTCCCTGAAGATACACTAATCCATCCACATCAGGAGCAAACCGCGCCGAACGTCCAATAAATTCTCCTGTACTCGGTTTTCCCTGTTCAATCAACACATCAACCGTTTCCCCAACACAAGCCTGATTTTGTCGCGCGGCGATCGGTTGCTGTAACGCCATCAGTCGATCGCGCCGTTCTTCCATCACTTCTTGCGAGAGTTGCTGCGGTAAATCATAGGCTTTTGTTCCCACTTCAGGAGAAAAGGTAAAAGCGCCCATTAAATCGAACTGATGACGCGCCACAAAATCGCATAAGTGCTGAAAATGCTCTTCTGTCTCCCCTGGAAAACCAACAATAAATGTCGTGCGTAAAACCGCTTCTGGGAGAGCTTCTCTTAAACGACGGATAATCCCATCATTCACTCTTCCCTGCCAAGGACGATTCATCGCTCGTAAAATATCAGGATGGGAATGTTGTAGGGGTAAATCCAGATAAGGAAGAACGTTTGGTGTTTCCTGAATCGCTTTGATCACTTTTGGTGTGAGTCCAGTGGGATAAGAATAGTGCATCCGCACCCAAGGCACATCCACCTCTCCTAATGCTCGTAATAATTCCGCTAGTTTCGGTTCACCATAGAGATCAACGCCGTAGTTGGTGGTAATCTGTGAAATCAGGACGATTTCTTTAACTCCCTGAGCGGCTAAACTGTGCGCTTCCTTTACAATTGACTCAATGGGGCGCGATCGTTGCTTACCGCGTAAATGGGGAATAATACAAAAGGCACAAGCATAATCACAACCTTCTGCTACCCGTAAATAAGCAACTGCTTCGCTGGTGGTGCGATAACGAGGAACAGTTTCGTCAGCAATATAAGTGGGTTCATCGCTGATTTCCTTAACACGCTCTCCAGTTTCCACCCGCTCAATCACATCAACAATTTTCCCATAATCCCCTGTTCCAACAACGGCGAGAGCTTCGGGAATTTCTTCTAACAATTCTTCTTGGAAATGTTGGGCTAAACATCCCGTAATCAGAATTTTCTGATCCGCTTCTGCGAGTTCTACTAAGGTTCGCACCGATTCTTCTCGCGCGGCTTCAATAAAACTACAGGTGTTTACAATTACATAATCGGCGAGTTCTTCGTTATTATCGACCTGATAGCCCGCTTGAGCGAGTAAGCCTAACATATGTTCAGAGTCGATACGGTTTTTTTCACAACCTAGATGAGAAATCGCAATCGTCGGTTTTTCTGGCATTCGTGCAATATTAAGCATTAACAAGGTACAACTAACAATGTACAATTAATTAGCAATTGCTGGCTAATCTATATTTATACTGCTCAATATGTCTCAAGAAAATACTGGTGCTGATGCGATCGATCGCGCGATCGAGCAGGGAATTGATTTAGACGGAACTCCCATTCCCGAACCGAAACTGTCTCTCTACAACCAAGTAATGAGCCTAGAAGCCAACCGCAAACGAAGCGGGGTTCAAAACACCATGCGATCGCGCATCGTCCGTATTGGGGCAAAACACATTCCTCAAGATAAACTAAATCAAATGTTACAAGATGCCGATTTTCCCCCTCTCAAAGAGAAAGAAATCACTTTTTATTACAACAAATAACTCTCATCTAGGCTTTGCTGTTGGGTTAATAATTAATCATCAAGGTTAAGGATAATAATAGAAGTTTTCTCACTGGATACCCTCGTTATATCATTGATTTAATCAGTTACTACTAAGGAAAATGAGTTATAGCAGAATTTTAGTTGCCCTCGATCGGTCAGCGCAAGGGGAGACAGTTTTTAAACAGGCGATCGCGATCGCTAAACCCAACCAAGCTCAACTCCTCTTATTCCATACTCTCATCTTTGACGGTCGGAATCTAGAAGCCTACAGTGGCATTTATGGACAAAATGCCATGGGAATTTCTTCTTCTGTGGAGGAACACATCCAAACCCAAACCCAAGAAATCGAAACTTGGTTACAAGATTGCGCTGAAAAAGCCCAAGCTGAAGGATTAGCAGTGGAATATGACTGGAGAATTGGCGATCCTAGTAGTTGGATTCGAGAAATGGCGAAAACTTGGGATGCGGATTTAGTGATTCTTGGTCGTCGGGGAAGAAGAGGATTAGCAGAAGTCTTTTTAGGAAGTGTGAGTAATCATGTGGTTCATTATGCTCCTTGTTCGGTTTTAGCAAAATAAGCGAGAATCCTACGACTACACCCGAAGGGTTAGTCGCTAGATGAATCGCTTTTTTATATTGACAATGATTTATAAATAAGCTAAACTATAAATAAGTTTGTTCCATTAATAGTCATGCGGAAAGCTATAAAAGTCAGATTATATCCTAATTCTAGCCAACAACAGTCACTAGCTCAATCTTTTGGGAACTGTCGTTGGTTGTGGAATTTTGGTTTGAACTTAATGAACCAGACATATAAAGAAACTGGCAAAGGGCTTTCCAGTTATGACATTAAAAAGCAAATCCCAGACTTGAAGAAAGAACGAGAATGGTTAAAACTTACTTATTCTCAATGTCTTCAACAAGTCTGTATAAACTTGAATACAGCTTTTACTAACTTTTTTCAAGGAAGAGCAAGATATCCCAAGTTTAAGTCGAAACATGGAAAACAATCTATTCAATATCCTCAAAATGTAGAGGTGAAAGAAGATTGCTTAAAGTTTCCTAAACTAGGAGAAATTAAGGCAGTCTTACATCGACCCATCAAAGGTTCGGTTAAGACTGTGACTATTAGCAAAAATACTTGTGGAGAGTATTATGCTTCTATTTTGGTTGAAGACGGAAAGGAAAAACCAGAACCTTCTTCAAAAGGAAAAGCGGTTGGAATTGACTTAGGGTTAAATCATTATGCTATCACTAGCGATGGTGATAAATTTAATAATCCTCGTTGGATGGATAAGCATGAGAAAAACCTTAAGATTAAACAACAGCAATTATCTCGGAAGCAGAAAGGCTCTAGTAACAGAAACAAAGCTCGTCATCAAGTAGCCAGAGTTCATAAAAAGGTTTCTAACAGCAGGGAAGATTTTCTACACAAACTAAGTCGTAGCTTAGTTGACGAAAACCAAGTCATTTGTGTAGAGAATCTAGCAGTTAAGAACATGATGAAGAACCATAATCTGGCTAAAGCCATTAGTCAAGTTGGTTGGGGACAGTTCTGTACTATGCTGAAGTACAAAGCTGAACAAGACGGTAAAACCTATGTTGAGGTTGACCGCTTTTTCCCTAGTTCAAAGACTTGCAACGTCTGCTTAAATCAAGTTGATAGTCTGCCACTAGATGTTCGCAGTTGGAAATGCTCAAACTGTGGAACAGAGCATGACAGAGATATCAACGCTGCTAAAAACATCAGAGACGAAGGATTACGAATTATTGCCTGTGGGACACGGGATGACAGCTTGGTTCGCCAAGGCTGAAAAAGCCTATCGCCGGATGTCAGACTTGGAAATAGTCTATTTGGAGATTATGGAAAAGCATTCTTTTGGGTAGGAAGCTCCTTCTACATTGCGTTAGCAATTAGAAGAGGGTAGTTCACTGGTACAGGGAAAAAATGTGAGCGACGATGATTAACCCCACAAATTGTTAAGATCGAGAGAAAACCCAATTGTTGTTTAAATCGGAATCGGAAAAGTCTATGAGTAGTGCGTCAACAGTAGCCAAGAAGAAACAAACCCCACAAAATACTTTATCTTTACATTATCTGGGCGATCGCGTTCTCCGTCAGCCCACCAAGCGCATTAGTAAAATTAATCAATCCGTCCGTGACCTTGCCCAAGAAATGGTGCAAACCATGTACGCTGAACAGGGAATTGGTCTAGCCGCGCCACAAGTCGGGGTCAATAAACAGATGCTGGTGATTGATTGCGATCCCAATAATACCGCAACGCCCCCTCTCGTTCTCATTAACCCAGAAATCCAAACTTACAGTCCAGAACTCGCCACAGGAGAAGAAGGTTGTCTCAGTATTCCTGGAGTTTACCTTGATGTGGTGCGTCCCGAAGCGGTACAAGTGAAGTTTAGAGACGAATCGGGTCGTCCGCAAAAAATGAAAGCCAGCGGACTACTCGCCAGAGTGATTCAACATGAATTAGATCATCTTCATGGGGTCTTATTTGTGGATCGGGTTCGGAATGATTTAGTCTTAACAGAGGCTCTCAATAAACAAGGCTTTTCCGCAAAAGCAGTGCAACCGATTAAATCTTAGTTATCAAATAAGGAGCAAACTGTGATACTTACCCCAAAAAGTGGCTTATTATTATTAGTATCTTGTGTCGCGGCGATCGCTGCGGTGGGTTCAGTATTTGAACTCTCTTATGGTCATCCTCGGTATGGTGTCTGGATGACATCGGCAATTCTCGCAGGTAGCATTCCGTTAACTGGGGCTACCTTGTGGGCGGCGGTGCAAGATGCACGAGCAAATTTGAAGTAAAAAATAGCCCCCTTGCCAAGTAGAATTGGGGGGATTTAAAATAGCCCCCCTTTCAAAGGGGGGTTGGGGGGATTAAAAACCGATGATCGGGGGGTTGGGGGGATTCAAATTAAGCAGTAACTGCCTTTTTCGGATTAGCAGCTAATTCCCCACTGATGTATTTAGGAGCAAAGACATCAATGCTCACCTGTTTAATTTTACTAGCATTTCCAGCCGCCCCTAACGCTTCATAACGTTCGGCACAAATATTTTTTGCATATTCAATGGATGGCTTAAAGAAATGAATGGGGTCAAAATTACTGGGGTCTTTTGCCGCCGCTTCCCGAATGGCGGCAGTAATCGCTAAACGGTTATCCGTATCAATGTTGACTTTACGAACACCATTTTTAATTCCTTTTCGGATTTCATCAAGGGGAACACCGTAAGTCGCTGGAATTTCGCCCCCATATTGATTAATCATGTCTTGCAACTCTTGAGGAACAGAGGAAGAACCGTGCATCACTAAATGAGTATTCGGTAAGCGACGATTAATCTCTGCAATGCGACTGATGGCTAAGACTTCTCCAGTAGGCTGACTGGTAAATTTATATGCTCCGTGACTGGTGCCAATGGCAACGGCTAAAGCATCAACTTGAGTCCGTTCCACAAATTCTACAGCCTGATCAGGATCAGTTAATAACTGCTCTCGACTTAATGTTCCCTCTGCACCGTGACCATCTTCTTTGTCCGTCTGCCCCGTTTCGAGAGACCCTAAACAGCCTAATTCCCCTTCTACACTTATCCCTAAAGCATGAGCGACTTGTGCGGTTTCGGCGGTAACACGAACATTATATTCAAAACTGGCGGGGGTTTTCCGATCTTCCTCTAATGAGCCATCCATCATTACACTCGTAAATCCATTCCGAATTGCCGAGAAGCAAGCCGCTGGACTATTGCCGTGATCTTGGTGGAGGGCAATGGGAATATGGGGATAAGTTTCTACGGCGGCTGCCACTAGGTGACGTAAAAAAGCATCTCCCATATATTTTCGCGCACTGAGAGAGGATTGTAAGATCACTGGGCTATTGGTTTCCGCCGCTGCCAACATAATCGCGTGCAGACGTTCTAGATTGTTGACATTATAAGCGGGAAGGCCGTAGTTGTTTTCTGCTGCATGATCCAGCAGTAGTCGCATGGGAACAAGTGCCATGAGGTGTCTCCTATATTGTTTTTTCTATGAGTTGAATAAGATCAGTTGATAATGATTTATTCCTTATTTGTCAATCCTAGAACAATTTTTTCATTCTGGGAAAGGGGTTTGATCAAAACGGTAACGCTTCGTGGCATTAACTGTTATAATTCTTTTCAGATTTTCTTAACATTAAGCTGTAACCCTTTGACAAAAGCGAAGGGAAAATGAGACAGTATCGTTAAGATGAAGTTTTATAACAGGAGTCTATAAAGGATGAGTCAATACGCAGAAGAATTGAGAAATACAGCCAAAGCAATGGTTGCTCCTAATCAAGGAGTGCTGGCGATGGA
This window contains:
- the rimO gene encoding 30S ribosomal protein S12 methylthiotransferase RimO encodes the protein MPEKPTIAISHLGCEKNRIDSEHMLGLLAQAGYQVDNNEELADYVIVNTCSFIEAAREESVRTLVELAEADQKILITGCLAQHFQEELLEEIPEALAVVGTGDYGKIVDVIERVETGERVKEISDEPTYIADETVPRYRTTSEAVAYLRVAEGCDYACAFCIIPHLRGKQRSRPIESIVKEAHSLAAQGVKEIVLISQITTNYGVDLYGEPKLAELLRALGEVDVPWVRMHYSYPTGLTPKVIKAIQETPNVLPYLDLPLQHSHPDILRAMNRPWQGRVNDGIIRRLREALPEAVLRTTFIVGFPGETEEHFQHLCDFVARHQFDLMGAFTFSPEVGTKAYDLPQQLSQEVMEERRDRLMALQQPIAARQNQACVGETVDVLIEQGKPSTGEFIGRSARFAPDVDGLVYLQGKAPLGSMVKAKITHADVYDLYGTIEA
- a CDS encoding small RNA NsiR4-regulated ssr1528 family protein, with translation MSQENTGADAIDRAIEQGIDLDGTPIPEPKLSLYNQVMSLEANRKRSGVQNTMRSRIVRIGAKHIPQDKLNQMLQDADFPPLKEKEITFYYNK
- a CDS encoding universal stress protein; the encoded protein is MSYSRILVALDRSAQGETVFKQAIAIAKPNQAQLLLFHTLIFDGRNLEAYSGIYGQNAMGISSSVEEHIQTQTQEIETWLQDCAEKAQAEGLAVEYDWRIGDPSSWIREMAKTWDADLVILGRRGRRGLAEVFLGSVSNHVVHYAPCSVLAK
- a CDS encoding RNA-guided endonuclease InsQ/TnpB family protein, with the translated sequence MRKAIKVRLYPNSSQQQSLAQSFGNCRWLWNFGLNLMNQTYKETGKGLSSYDIKKQIPDLKKEREWLKLTYSQCLQQVCINLNTAFTNFFQGRARYPKFKSKHGKQSIQYPQNVEVKEDCLKFPKLGEIKAVLHRPIKGSVKTVTISKNTCGEYYASILVEDGKEKPEPSSKGKAVGIDLGLNHYAITSDGDKFNNPRWMDKHEKNLKIKQQQLSRKQKGSSNRNKARHQVARVHKKVSNSREDFLHKLSRSLVDENQVICVENLAVKNMMKNHNLAKAISQVGWGQFCTMLKYKAEQDGKTYVEVDRFFPSSKTCNVCLNQVDSLPLDVRSWKCSNCGTEHDRDINAAKNIRDEGLRIIACGTRDDSLVRQG
- the def gene encoding peptide deformylase translates to MSSASTVAKKKQTPQNTLSLHYLGDRVLRQPTKRISKINQSVRDLAQEMVQTMYAEQGIGLAAPQVGVNKQMLVIDCDPNNTATPPLVLINPEIQTYSPELATGEEGCLSIPGVYLDVVRPEAVQVKFRDESGRPQKMKASGLLARVIQHELDHLHGVLFVDRVRNDLVLTEALNKQGFSAKAVQPIKS
- the fba gene encoding class II fructose-bisphosphate aldolase (catalyzes the reversible aldol condensation of dihydroxyacetonephosphate and glyceraldehyde 3-phosphate in the Calvin cycle, glycolysis, and/or gluconeogenesis), whose product is MALVPMRLLLDHAAENNYGLPAYNVNNLERLHAIMLAAAETNSPVILQSSLSARKYMGDAFLRHLVAAAVETYPHIPIALHQDHGNSPAACFSAIRNGFTSVMMDGSLEEDRKTPASFEYNVRVTAETAQVAHALGISVEGELGCLGSLETGQTDKEDGHGAEGTLSREQLLTDPDQAVEFVERTQVDALAVAIGTSHGAYKFTSQPTGEVLAISRIAEINRRLPNTHLVMHGSSSVPQELQDMINQYGGEIPATYGVPLDEIRKGIKNGVRKVNIDTDNRLAITAAIREAAAKDPSNFDPIHFFKPSIEYAKNICAERYEALGAAGNASKIKQVSIDVFAPKYISGELAANPKKAVTA